From a single Wolbachia endosymbiont of Oedothorax gibbosus genomic region:
- a CDS encoding reverse transcriptase/maturase family protein, whose product MRKAETILNIIRERGQRNLPVKNVYRLLYQRDLYLQAYGKLCRNKGAMTEGVTAETVNGMSLEKIDKIIEDLRYERYRWIPVKRIYILKKSGKRRPLGLPTWSNKLLQEVIRLILEAYYESKFSECSHGFRPKRGCHTALKAVTQKGRGTKWFIEGDLRACYDSIDHTILLKILSESFQDNRFIQLINRLLKAGYMENWKYNKSHSGVPQGSIIGPILSNILLDRLDKHVEHTLIPANNRGKRRRTNPKYLRLTKQVSMMRKQGNWEQVRQLRQLVQSMPSKDSCDQNYRRLWYVRYADDVLVGFAGPKNEAEQIKNEIARFLNEELKLMLNEDKTLITHACDSKANFLGYEIHVLHADDKHDHRTQRCINGSVGLRVPHHIKQKKCSEYMRCGKPIHLPQRTIDTAYSIVAQYQTEYRGIVQYYKMAYNLHTLSYLKYVMEVSLVKTLASKYKTTCRKIYRKFGAMIENDEGEKRKVIQIRVDRLPSKIPLITHFGAVSLKWNKWVSISDNLIPIWNKRSEIEQRLLAQTCELCKSQEQIEVHHVRKLADLRSKSNVELPEWKKRMIERQRKTLVVCHECHKKIQYGKYDGDSLKR is encoded by the coding sequence ATGCGGAAAGCTGAAACAATACTTAACATTATACGTGAACGCGGACAAAGAAATCTGCCGGTTAAAAACGTATATCGCCTACTTTATCAGCGTGATCTTTACCTTCAAGCGTATGGTAAACTTTGTCGTAATAAAGGTGCTATGACAGAAGGTGTAACTGCTGAAACAGTTAATGGTATGTCTTTGGAGAAAATTGATAAAATCATAGAGGATTTACGCTATGAACGATATCGATGGATACCAGTAAAACGTATCTACATTTTAAAGAAGAGCGGTAAACGAAGGCCGTTAGGATTGCCAACATGGTCAAACAAGTTACTTCAAGAAGTAATCCGATTAATATTGGAAGCCTATTATGAGTCTAAATTTAGTGAGTGTTCACATGGATTCCGGCCAAAGCGTGGATGCCATACTGCATTAAAAGCAGTAACGCAAAAAGGCAGAGGTACAAAATGGTTTATAGAAGGGGATCTCAGAGCATGTTATGACTCAATTGATCATACCATATTGTTAAAAATACTGAGTGAAAGCTTTCAAGACAACCGTTTTATCCAACTAATCAATCGACTGCTAAAAGCAGGATATATGGAAAATTGGAAGTACAATAAGAGTCACAGTGGAGTACCACAGGGCTCTATTATTGGTCCAATTCTGAGTAACATATTACTCGATCGGTTAGATAAACATGTGGAACATACATTAATACCAGCAAATAACCGAGGTAAGCGAAGAAGGACAAACCCAAAATATTTAAGGTTAACCAAGCAAGTATCGATGATGAGAAAACAAGGGAATTGGGAGCAAGTAAGGCAACTGCGCCAATTAGTGCAGAGTATGCCATCTAAGGACTCTTGTGATCAAAATTATCGACGTCTTTGGTATGTTAGGTATGCTGATGATGTTCTGGTAGGGTTTGCAGGACCAAAAAATGAAGCTGAACAAATTAAAAATGAGATTGCTAGATTCCTCAATGAGGAGCTCAAACTTATGCTTAATGAAGATAAAACGCTTATTACACACGCATGTGATAGCAAAGCCAATTTTTTGGGTTATGAAATACACGTCTTGCATGCAGATGATAAACATGATCATCGGACACAGCGGTGTATTAACGGTAGTGTTGGCTTACGTGTACCACACCATATAAAGCAGAAAAAGTGTTCTGAATATATGCGTTGTGGAAAGCCTATACATTTACCTCAACGTACAATTGATACAGCTTACAGTATTGTTGCTCAGTATCAAACTGAATATCGAGGAATTGTACAATACTACAAAATGGCCTACAACCTTCACACACTAAGTTATCTGAAGTATGTGATGGAAGTATCATTAGTAAAGACTTTAGCATCTAAATACAAAACAACTTGCAGGAAAATTTATAGAAAATTTGGTGCGATGATTGAAAACGATGAAGGTGAAAAACGAAAAGTCATCCAAATCAGAGTAGATCGTTTACCATCAAAGATACCATTAATTACACACTTTGGTGCTGTGTCGCTAAAATGGAATAAATGGGTAAGCATAAGTGATAACCTTATACCAATATGGAATAAGCGTAGTGAAATAGAGCAAAGACTATTGGCACAAACTTGTGAATTATGTAAATCACAAGAGCAGATTGAGGTACACCATGTACGTAAACTTGCTGATCTACGAAGTAAGAGTAATGTTGAACTACCTGAATGGAAGAAAAGAATGATTGAACGACAGAGAAAAACTCTTGTTGTTTGTCATGAATGCCATAAGAAAATCCAATATGGGAAATATGATGGTGATTCCTTAAAACGTTAG